The genome window CAACAATATACCGAGCCATGAGCCCTCTTGCGCGCTTAGCGTAGAAGGAAATAATTTTGTACTTACCATCTTTGGCATCCTGAAATACAGGCGAAATGACTGGGCAATCCAGATCTTTAGGCTGCAAGACCTTGAAGTACTCTTCAGACGCCAAATTGAGCAGAACCGGCTTCTTCTGGTGATCTAAGACCTGCTTCAGCGATTGCGTTACGCGCTGACCCCAGAAAGCATATAAGTCCTTACCCCTGGCATTTTTGAATGCGGTACCCATTTCAAGGCGATAAGGCTGCATCAGATCCAAGGGTTTAAGGGCGCCATATAGTCCAGACAAGATGCGGATATGGTCTTGCGCGAAATGAACCGCCTTCGCGTCGAGAGATTTGACGTCAAAGCCATCATAAACATCGCCATTGAAGGCATAAATCGCTGGCTTGCTGTTTTCTGGTGTGAATTTCTTAGACCAATCGCGATACCGGCCAACATTTAAGACTGCCAGCTGATCCGATAAGCCCATTAAATCAGCCACTTCTTGAGGGGCCAGCTTCTTCAGATCAGCGATAAGCTTGGCGGATTCCGCAACAAACTCGGGCAAGGTCGTCGCCTTGACCGAAACTGGTGTTTTGTAATCGAGTGATTTAGCAGGTGAAAGAACTATCAGCATGGCACAATTTCATTATGAATTTCCCCCATTCTAGCGACTACCTAGTGAATTTGCCCTAAAGCGTCTCTATGGACCAAGCGCTAACACCAAGCCCATCTTTTCCCAGCCGCCTACCAAAGGTCGGTACAACGGTATTTACTGTGATGTCAGCGCTGGCAGCAAAACATCAGGCCATCAATTTGGGGCAAGGATTTCCGGATTTCCCCTGCAACCGTGAATTAATTGCCGCTGTAAATACAGCGATGTTGGCAGATCACAACCAATATCCACCAATGGTGGGCGTTGCCGAATTGCGATATGGAATATCAGAGAAGATTGCTTCTTTGTATAGGCATCACTACAACCCAGAATCTGAGATCACGATTACAGCGGGCGGCACCCAGGGAATCATGACAGCGATTCTCTCCTGCGTCGGCCCAGGCGATGAAGTAATTATTATCGAGCCTGCTTACGATAGCTATCGCCCTTCTATCGAATTGGCTGGAGGAAAAACCATCGCGGTTTCATTAACAGCCAATCGTGATGAGCAAGGCCATGTCCAGTCGTACTCCATTCCATGGGATGCGCTCAGTAATGCAGTGAATGTAAAAACACGACTGATTATTATCAATACACCGCATAACCCCACTGGTATGGTGTGGCAAGCGGCTGATTTAGATCGCTTAGCGAAGTTAGCAAATGATACGAATGCGTTGATCTTAAGCGATGAGGTCTATGAACATATGATTTATGACGGTCGTCAGCATCAAAGCATCTCAAGTCATCCTGGGCTGGCTGCTCGCAGCTTTCTGATTTCGAGTTTTGGCAAAACCTATCACGTCACAGGCTGGAAAGTCGGCTATGTCGCAGCTCCAGCTGCGCTGACGACAGAGTTTCGCAAAGTCCATCAGTTCAATGTCTTTACTGTGAATACGCCCATGCAGTATGGTCTAGCCAATTATTTGCAAGAGGCTGCTCACTATTTAGAGTTGCCATCCTTCTATCAACAGAAACGCGATTACTTTAGAGCGGGATTAGAAGGTACAAAGTTTAAATTACTACCTACGCCAGGCACGTATTTTCAGTGCGTGGATTACACAAACCTCAACATTCCGCAGGCTCAGCTCAATGAGGCAGATTTTTGTACCTGGCTCACTACAGAAGTCGGTGTTGCGGCCATTCCGATTTCAGCTTTTTATAACGAGCCCGTTCAGTCAGGAGTGATTCGTTTTTGCTTTGCTAAAAAAGAACAGACATTAAGCAATGCATTAACACGCTTGCAGCAGATTTAATAACCAAACAAAAAAGAGAATCTTATGGCGACAACAAAGAATAAAAAAGACATCATTGACGTGTATAGCTGGCCAACCCCCAATGGTCACAAGGTACACATCATGCTTGAAGAATGCGGCTATAAATTGGGGAAAGATTGGATTGCCCATCCCATTGATATTGGCTCAGGCGATCAATTTAAGTCTGAATTTTTGGCGATTAGCCCAAACAACAAGATTCCGGCCATCGTTGATCCTGAGGGTCCAGATGGAAAACCTATTCATCTCTTTGAATCCGGCGCTATCCTGCTCTATTTAGCAGCCAAGACTGGGAAGTTTCTACCAAAAAGTACTCGCGGTAAATATGAGGTCCTGCAGTGGCTGATGTTTCAAATGGGCGGCTTAGGCCCCCTATTAGGTCAAAACCACCATTTCAGGATCTATGCGCCTGAGAAAATTGAATACGCCATCAATCGTTACACTAATGAAGCCAAGAGACTATATGGGGTTATCGATCATCAACTGAAAGATAATCCTTATATTGCTGGAAAAACCTATTCGATTGCCGATATCGCTATCTTTCCTTGGACTCGGAACTGGAAGAATCAGGGTATTGATATCAACGAGTATCCGCATTTCAAGGAATGGTTTGAAAAGATTAGTGAGCGCCCTGCCGTGAAGCGTGGCGTTGAAGTATTAACTGCATTACGCAAGCCTTTGCATGATGACAAGGCCAAAGAACAGTTGTTTGGTTCAACCCAGTATCAAAAAAGGAAATAACATGAAAATTCAATCGATCGGTGTTATTGGTGCAGGCACCATGGGTAATGGCATCGCACAAGTGTGTGCGGTTGCCGGTCTGGATGTCGTGATGGTTGACATCAATGATGCGGCGGTTGAGCGTGGCCTCAGTCAAATTAGCAAAAGCTTAGATCGCTTAGTTAAAAAAGAAACACTTACGACTGAAGCAAAAGAAGCGGCTTTAAAACGCATTAAAGGCAGCACTGCGTATTCAGATTTCAAAGGCTTGCAATTGGTCATCGAAGCAGCCACTGAAAACCAAGCAATCAAAGAAAAGATTCTGAAGCAGGTTGATGACATCGTCGGCAAAGAAACTATCATCGCCACAAATACCTCATCTCTCTCTATTACCAAGCTAGCAGCCCTCGACTCCAATCCGGATCGCTTTATTGGTATGCACTTTTTTAATCCGCCGCCGATGATGGCTTTAGTTGAAGTCATTCGTGGATTACAAACCAGTGATGCTACTCATGCTGCCATTGTGGAGATGGCCAAACGCATTGGCAAAGAGCCGATTACCGTGAAGAACTCACCAGGCTTTGTAGTAAATCGTATTTTGCTACCAATGATTAATGAGGCATTCTTTGTATTGCATGAAGGACTTGCCAGCCCTGAAGACATTGATGCTGGCATGAAGCTGGGCTGCAACCAACCAATCGGCCCTTTAGCATTAGCCGATTTAATTGGATTGGACACTTGCTTAGCGGTTATGGAGGTCTACTTTGAAAACTTTAGCGACTCCAAATATCGCCCGTGTCCATTGCTTCGTGAAATGGTCGCAGCCGGATACCTGGGTCGCAAAACGGGTCGCGGTGTCTATCACTACGAATAATTCTTACGCCTTTTAATTGACATTAATAAATAGAGAAGTTTGTGAACCCATTACCACCCCTAGTCCGTAAATTGGCCTATGCAGGCCTGATTCCTTTTGTAGGTTTAGCGCTCATGGTGCAGTTAGCGCCAACGCCACTGAATTATTTAAGCGCAGAATCTTTGGCTGGTTATGGAGCAATCATCACCTCGTTCATGGGAGCGCTCCACTGGGGAGCAAACTTACATACGCTTGGGAAAGCGCCCCCAGGAGATCGCTGGGAAGATCGCAATGCCTGGATATGGGGGGTGATACCCGCTCTTGTAGCCTGGGTTGCGCTACATATTTATATTCCAGTTGGCTTGGTGATTTTGGCTTCCGCGCTAATCATCCAACGAAATATTGATATTGAAACCTATCAATACTATTTTTCTAGTGAAGAGGCGTGCAAAGCCTTTATCACCATTCGCAATCGTCTCACTGCGGTTTCTGCTGCATGCCTATTATGGGCAGCTCTAGTCATTTTGTTCATTCAGAACTAATTCATCGCCAGAATGACAAACCTCTTTGATCAAGAACCACCGCCACCGCTTGCGGAGGCGCTGCGTCCGAAGCAGATTGAAGAAGTCATTGGGCAGGGACATCTATTAGCACCGGGCAAACCACTCAATCTCGCGTTCGCATCGGGTAAGCCACATTCGATGATCTTATGGGGGCCTCCTGGTGTTGGCAAGACGACCTTAGCGAGACTTTCAGCGAAGGCCTTCGACCGTGAATTCATTGCAATATCGGCCGTACTTGCAGGCGTTAAAGAAATACGTGAATCCATAGAGCAAGCTCAGCAAAGCATGTCTCAATATGGCAGGCAAACCATTTTATTTGTGGATGAAATCCATCGCTTTAATAAAAGCCAGCAGGATGCTCTCCTACCTCATGTGGAGTCTGGTTTATTTACCTTCATTGGAGCTACGACTGAAAATCCCTCCTTTGAAGTGAACTCGGCGCTGCTTTCTAGGGCTCAGGTCTATGTTCTTAAGTCATTGAGCCTGGAAGAACTAAAGCAACTGTTTGAACGTGCACGTCAATACGCTATGCCTGATATTGAGTTCGATGCTGCTGCTATCGAGAGCCTCATTTCTCATGCGGATGGCGATGCGCGTCGTTTACTCAATCTCGTTGAACAGGTGTGCAATGCAGCCTCCACACCAGGATCAAGTATTCAACTCGTTGATCAAAAGTTTATTGAAAGCGCACTCACTACGCAGGCGCGACGCTTTGATAAAGGTGGTGATCATTTTTATGATCAAATTTCAGCACTGCACAAATCAGTAAGAGGATCCAATCCAGATGCTGCGCTCTATTGGTTTTGCCGCATGCTCGATGGCGGTGCTGATCCACGCTATTTGGCTCGCCGCATTATCCGCATGGCCTGGGAAGATATTGGCCTGGCTGACCCACGGGCAATGCAACTCGCGAATGATGCCGCGCTGACTTATGAGCGATTGGGCTCTCCTGAGGGTGAGCTTGCACTTGGTCAAGCCATCGTTTACCTAGCAATAGCCGCTAAAAGTAATGCTAGTTACAAGGCTTTCAATGCTGCGCGTGCTTATGTAGCAAACGATCAAAGCAAGCCCGTACCCAATCATCTACGTAATGCACCGACCAAACTCATGAAAGAACTCGGGCACGGCAAGGAATACCGTTATGCGCATGACGAACCCCATGCTTATGCGGCTGGAGAAACCTATCTTCCCGAAGGCATGAATGCACCCCATTGGTATGAACCGGTAGATCGAGGATTAGAAACCCAAATTGCCGAAAAGATGGCTTTTTTACGCAAACTAGATGAAGAGTCTAAGAAGAAATGAAATCGGATGAAATAAAGTTAGTAAATGGCACTTTTTACTTTGACATCATTTCGCCTTTCTCTTATTTCTATGTAAAGCAACGCCATCAATTGGAAGATCGCGTGAACATCACGCCAACTCCTATTTTGCTTGGAGGATTGTTTCGCGCAACCGATAACCGTGGTCCAGGAGAAATTGAAGTCAAGCGAGCTCACACCTATCAGTACTGTGTTTGGCTTGCAGAAAAATTAGGTCTGCCATTTCGGTTTCCAAAGTATCACCCATTCCTCACGGTTGCAGCACAACGTCTGTTGGTGCAAGAAAAGGCGGACTGGACCATGATTGAGCGTGCATTTGATTTTGTTTGGGCACAAGGTCAAGATCCCAATTTTGCTTGGCCTGAATTTTGCAAGCATCTTGGCTTGAGTGCTGACACCCAAAAGCCAAATGCGCCAGAAATCAAGGCGCAACTGATTGCCAATACAGAACAAGCAAAAGCCGATGGCGCCTTTGGCGTCCCCACCCTAGTCATTCATCAACACTGCTTTTGGGGGGTCGATACGATACCCTGGGCTATAGATTACTTAAATCGGCCGGGCATGTTTGATGAACCAGCCTACCAACACGCCGGTCAAATTCCTTCAGGACTTTGACTTATACAATAAGCAGTCATCATCTATTTTTACAGCATTTAAAGGATTTTTATCATGCGCAAACTTATCGCCACTCTAGCTTTGACTATCGGTTGCTTCACCAGCGCCGCTAGCTATGCCGGTCCTAAAGTTGAATTCAAAACCACCATGGGAAATTTTGTCGTGGAGTTGGATTCTGTAAAGGCACCAAAAACCACTGCTAATTTTTTAGACTATGTCAATAGCGGTTTTTATAACGGCACTATTTTTCATCGCGTGATTGATGGATTCATGATTCAGGGTGGTGGCTTCACTCCGGATCTTGTCCAAAAGCCTACTAATGCGCCAGTTGTATCAGAGGCTCAGAATGGTCTGAAGAATCAAACTTACACCATTGCCATGGCCCGCACCTCCGATCCAGACTCTGCAACAGCGCAGTTCTTTATTAACGTCAAGGATAACGAAGGCTTAAATTACCCAAATGCGATGGGCAATGGCTACACCGTGTTTGGCAAGGTGATTTCTGGAACACAAACCATTGATGCGATTCGCAAAGTGCCAACGATGGTTGCTCCTGCCCCAAGAATGGGTCGTATGGCAGATGTTCCAAGCAAGACTGTCACAATCGAATCAGCAACCGTCCTCAAGTAAGTCAGCATTACCCAGAGCCTGATGCGATGATATTGTTGGATGACGCCCAAAGCACTCCAGAGCACCCTAGCAGCAGGCTCTATCGCGAACCTATCGGGTATTGGTCTGTATACGCCCAGAGGGATGCATCAGCAACGGCCGAAGCAATACATCAGTGCTTGCTTGAGATTGATCAAGCATTATCCAAGGGCGAACATATCGTTGCTGCCTTTGCTTATGAGTTAGGCCGCGTTTTTCATCATCTCAAGCAGCGTAATGCGGAGCCCTCATCTCCTAGGCACCCACTAATTGAAGCATGGTCCTTTAGCGCGTACCGGGCGATGGGCAAAAGCGCGGTTGATGAATTTTTAGCGGATCAATTGAATAATCTTGACCCATCTGATCGGATTTCCGGGGTTGCTGATATCAAGTCGTCTATTGATGAGCATCAATTTACAAAGGATATTGCCGCGATTCAAGAGTACATCCGCAATGGTGATACCTACCAAATCAATCACACCTTCCGTATCACCGGAGAGGTCTATGGCAATCCCCTTGCCCTCTATACACAACTAAGAGACCGTCAACCTGGAAGATTTGGAGCCTATATCTCCGAAGGTCGTAGCTGCATACTCTCTCAATCACCAGAACTGTTTATTCAGCGTCAAGGCAATATTCTGAAAGCCATGCCCATGAAAGGCACTGCCAGCGCATTAACAAATTCCGCCGATGAACTTTCAGCCGATGCCAAGAATCGGGCTGAAAACGTCATGATTGTTGATCTCTTGCGCAATGACCTCAGTCGCCTTGCTTTACCAGGTACAGTCACCGTACCCCATCTATTTGATGTCACGCGCCATGGTGATGTATTGCAGATGACCTCCACCATACAAGCTCAAGCAAAAGATCATGTGCGCCTTGCTGACGTGCTGCAAGCCGTCTTTCCGTGCGGATCGGTCACTGGCGCTCCCAAAAAGAGAAGTATGGAAATTATTCAAGACCTAGAGTCCAAAGACCGTGGCTACTATTGCGGTGCACTGGGTTGGCTTGATCCCGATGGTGATTTTGCTTTTAGTGTTCCCATCCGCACTCTAGAAATTGAGCGCGATCAAAACGCCCTTCATCAATCTTTTAGCTTAGGTATTGGCGCAGGCATCACCATTGATTCTGATGCACAAGCGGAATGGGAAGAATGTAAAATTAAGGCTGCGTTTCTGCGAGAACTCCCTAGCGCCGTGGATCTTTTCGAAACCATCCTCGTTAAAAATGCTGCAGCTCAACATTTAGATCTTCACCTGGCCCGCTTAGCTCACTCAGCAACAGCACTGGGCATTGATTTCTCATTACTCGATGCTCAAAATGGAATAGTCGGTGTTTGCCAAGGATGCGAACCCAATAAACAGTATCGATTGAGGTTAGAGCTCAAACATACTGGATCACTAAACTATCAAGTTGCAGAACTTGAGCCATTAGCCGAAGCAGTCAAAATATTTTGGGCAAGCGAAATACTGCCAGATCCCGCGCTTGGGCAAATCCATTCTGGCAATGTGTTGCTAGGTCACAAGGTAAGTCATCGCTCAGTCTACGACGCTGCCTGGAAGACAGCTGAGCAACTAGGTGGTTTTGATGCGATCTTTATTAACGAACAAGGATTCGTCACTGAAGGTGGCAGAACGAGTATTTTTATTAAATCAGCAGATGGAAAGTCCTGGCTTACACCGCCAGTCAGTGCTGGTGTCCTACCAGGAGTCATGAGATCAGTCATCCTTGGTGATCCACACTGGAATGCCCATGAGGCCAACCTCACTATTGATGATGTCAGTGATGCGAAAGAGATTATGCTTACCAATGCACTACGCGGCACCGTCACTGCTCATTTTTAGAAAGTCCACATGAAGTTCTGCTCCCATTGCGCATCTCCTGTAACTGTAAAAGTTCCAGCAGATGATTCACGTGAGCGTCATGTCTGCGAATCTTGTGGAATGATTCATTACTTCAATCCACGTAATGTTGTGGGAACCATTCCGGTATATGGGGATCAAGTCCTTCTGTGCAAACGCGCGATAGAGCCGAGATATGGTTACTGGACCTTACCCGCCGGATTTATGGAGTTAGGAGAAAGCACTAGCGCTGGCGCTGTGAGAGAAACCCTAGAAGAGGCTGGTGCAGTAGTAGAGATTGGACCCCTCTACTCTCTACTCAACGTTGCGCATGCTGAACAAGTGCACCTTTTTTATTTGGCAAGAATGCACTCTCCCACATTTAATGCTGGTGAAGAAAGCCTTGAGGTTGCTTTATTTGATGAGGGGAATATTCCCTGGGATGAGATTGCATTTCCCACGGTCAAGCAAACACTCGAATGGTTCTTTGCCGATCGTGCAGCTGGCGTCTTCAGTCAGTCTGATGAATTTAGCGTTCGCGCTAGAGACATTCTCCCGTCGGAAAAGATCTAGGTTTCAGCCGCATGAGCAACATTACTTGGCTTGGGGCGCACGATCCCTTTCCAAACCCCATCAGTTGCCAAGATCCTGATCCTAGTGTCCCTGGTCTGATTGCGGTGAGTGAGCGCATCTACCCCGGACAATTGGCGCGCGCCTATCAACTCGGTATATTCCCCTGGTACTCTGATAACCAGCCTGTTTTATGGTGGTCACCGAATCCACGGATGGTATTGAAAACGGCCAACTTTAAGTGCCATGACTCGCTCAAAAAAACCATTCGTCAATTTTTACAAGACTCCAAAAAAGAAATTGTTGTGGATGGTGATTTTGCTTCCGTAGTGCGCTCCTGTGCGACCGCCAGCCGGAAAGATCAAGATGGCACCTGGATTACCCATGAAATCATGGATGCCTATACCCAGCTCCACGAACAATCGCATGCCCATAGCATTGCAGTGCTTGAAGATGGGTGCCTCATTGGTGGCCTTTACTGCGTCGCTTTTGGATCCATGGTCTTTGGGGAGTCGATGTTCAGCCGCCAAACGGATGCCTCAAAAATTGCTTTAGCAGCCTTGTGCGCCTGGTGCCATCAACATCAGGTAGAAATGATTGACTGCCAACAGGAAACAGCGCACCTAAGCTCTTTGGGTGCCGCACCAATAGCTCGAGATGAATTTTTAACGCATCTGCAAATCGCGTTAAAGCAATCTAATATGGAGATTTGTTGGAAATTTAATAAAGAGATACTGCGTCACTGGCTATGACTCAACTAAAAGAGCTTCCACTTACCGCCTTACAGTTTTATGCAACGGCGCCCTATCCCTGCAGTTATCTGCCGGGCAAGACTGCCCGCTCCCAAGTAGCCACACCCTCTCACCTTATTCATGCGGATTTATATGGTGAGTTAGTCAATGCGGGATTTCGTCGTAGTGGTTTATATACCTATAGGCCTTACTGCGATGAGTGCAATGCCTGTACCGCTAGTCGAATTTTGGTGCGAGATTACAAGCCGAACCGCAGTCAGCGTCGCTCATGGAAAAAGCATGCAGGCTTAGAAGTAAGAGTATTGAATTTGGGATACCAAGAAGAGCACTATCAGCTCTATCAGCTCTATCAACATGAACGTCACGCCGGTGGCGAGATGGATCAGGATGACCAAGATCAGTACATGCAATTTTTATTACAAAGTCGTGTGAATTCCAGAATCGTAGAGTTTCGAGATGGTCCGCATGATCTTCACCCCGGCCGACTTCGCATGGTGAGCATGATCGACATCCTAGATCAAGGAATCTCATCGGTGTACACCTTTTTTGATACTAGCGATCTCTCCGCTAACTATGGAAGCTTCAGCATCCTATGGCAGATACAGCAATCCTTAGAGCTAGGTCTGCCTTATCTCTACCTCGGCTATTACATTGCCAATAGCCAGAAGATGTCCTACAAGGCCAATTTCCAACCCATGGAGGGTTTAATCGATGATCGCTGGCAACCGATCATTGGGCCATAATATCTTCCTATGATTGATAGCTACCCCCTACTGCGCCCTTGGCTGTTCTCTTTAGATCCAGAGCAAGCCCATAACATCACCCTCAATAGTTTAGATCGTGCGGAACGCCTTGGCTTGTTACGCTGCTTCATTAAACAACCCGCAGCTGATCCGCGTACTCTCTGCGGAATTACCTTTCCAAATCCAGTCGGACTTGCTGCAGGACTAGATAAAGATGGCAAGCATATTGATGCGCTAGGCGCTTTAGGTTTTGGCTTTTTAGAAATCGGTACGGTCACGCCAAAACCGCAACCAGGCAATCCAAAGCCTCGCATGTTTCGCTTGCCAAAAGCACAAGCCATCATCAACCGCATGGGCTTTAATAATGATGGGGTTGATGCTTGTGTTGCGCAAGTACGCCAATCTCAATATTGGCAAAACGGTGGCGTCATCGGATTAAACATCGGCAAAAATGCCAGCACTCCGATAGAAAATGCAGCTAGTGACTATGTGACAGCCATGGAAGCCGTATATGAGATTGCCAGCTATATTACCGTCAACATCTCTTCACCCAACACTCAAAATCTTCGCGCACTCCAAGGCGAAGAAATGCTACGCACTTTATTAGGCTCCCTACATTTGGCCCGAGAAGCACTCAGCGATCGCTATGGAATTCGTAAGCCGCTCTTTTTGAAGATCGCTCCGGATTTAGACAATACTGATATCAAACTCATCGCCGATCTGTTGCTGGAATTTGGTATTGACGCAATTATTGCAACCAACACAACAATTGCCCGAGATGCTGTTCAAGGATTGGAGTTTGGACAAGAGGCGGGAGGTCTTTCAGGGGCACCTGTGCGTCTTGCATCCAATCATGTGATTGAAACGCTAAAAGCCAGCCTGGGTAATGCACTACCGATTATTGGTGTTGGTGGCATTCTGTCTGGAAAGGATGCCAAAGAAAAGGTTGATGCTGGCGCGAGTCTTGTTCAGCTTTACAGCGGATTAATCTACAGAGGCCCAAAACTCATCACTGAGTGCGCTGCCGCCTTAAAGGCTTAATACTGCAGGAATTTGCCTGATGCATTGAAATTGCATTTCATATTGTGCAATTTGGGGTAAAAATCGCTACAATTGAGCTCATGACAACGAGCAAACCTACAAAAGTGCCAAAGATCCCCGGGGAGGCTGGTAAAACAGCCATCCAGGTGGTTGAGCGCATGATGAATCTGCTCGATGCCTTAGCTCTCCAAGAAGAGTCCAGCAGCCTCAAAAGCCTGGCTGAGCATACAGATTTACACCCTTCGACTGCCCATCGTATCCTTAATGACCTGGTCGCCTGTCGCCTAGTGGAGCGTGGCGATGGCGGCACTTACCGCTTAGGCTTAAAGCTATTAGAGCTCGGAAACCTCGTGAAGGCGCGCCTATCGGTTCGCGAGGCCGCCCAAGGGCCGATGAGGGCTCTCCACAAACTCACTGGCGAAACAATTAATCTATCAGTGCGTCAGGGTGATGAAATCGTTTACATCGATCGCGCTTATAGCGAACGCTCTGGCATGCAAGTGGTTCGCGCCATTGGTGGTCGCGCTCCCTTACACCTGACTTCTGTTGGTAAA of Polynucleobacter sp. AP-Nino-20-G2 contains these proteins:
- the aat gene encoding leucyl/phenylalanyl-tRNA--protein transferase, with amino-acid sequence MSNITWLGAHDPFPNPISCQDPDPSVPGLIAVSERIYPGQLARAYQLGIFPWYSDNQPVLWWSPNPRMVLKTANFKCHDSLKKTIRQFLQDSKKEIVVDGDFASVVRSCATASRKDQDGTWITHEIMDAYTQLHEQSHAHSIAVLEDGCLIGGLYCVAFGSMVFGESMFSRQTDASKIALAALCAWCHQHQVEMIDCQQETAHLSSLGAAPIARDEFLTHLQIALKQSNMEICWKFNKEILRHWL
- a CDS encoding arginyltransferase, which translates into the protein MTQLKELPLTALQFYATAPYPCSYLPGKTARSQVATPSHLIHADLYGELVNAGFRRSGLYTYRPYCDECNACTASRILVRDYKPNRSQRRSWKKHAGLEVRVLNLGYQEEHYQLYQLYQHERHAGGEMDQDDQDQYMQFLLQSRVNSRIVEFRDGPHDLHPGRLRMVSMIDILDQGISSVYTFFDTSDLSANYGSFSILWQIQQSLELGLPYLYLGYYIANSQKMSYKANFQPMEGLIDDRWQPIIGP
- a CDS encoding quinone-dependent dihydroorotate dehydrogenase; protein product: MIDSYPLLRPWLFSLDPEQAHNITLNSLDRAERLGLLRCFIKQPAADPRTLCGITFPNPVGLAAGLDKDGKHIDALGALGFGFLEIGTVTPKPQPGNPKPRMFRLPKAQAIINRMGFNNDGVDACVAQVRQSQYWQNGGVIGLNIGKNASTPIENAASDYVTAMEAVYEIASYITVNISSPNTQNLRALQGEEMLRTLLGSLHLAREALSDRYGIRKPLFLKIAPDLDNTDIKLIADLLLEFGIDAIIATNTTIARDAVQGLEFGQEAGGLSGAPVRLASNHVIETLKASLGNALPIIGVGGILSGKDAKEKVDAGASLVQLYSGLIYRGPKLITECAAALKA
- a CDS encoding IclR family transcriptional regulator, which encodes MTTSKPTKVPKIPGEAGKTAIQVVERMMNLLDALALQEESSSLKSLAEHTDLHPSTAHRILNDLVACRLVERGDGGTYRLGLKLLELGNLVKARLSVREAAQGPMRALHKLTGETINLSVRQGDEIVYIDRAYSERSGMQVVRAIGGRAPLHLTSVGKLFLASDDPSQVRAYVTRTGLSGHTRNSITELAKLDAELNQVRQLGHARDNEELELGVSCVAAEILDDSGKLVAGLSLSSPTDRIQGDWLRLLQDTALQISKGMGYKPKTSEPNT